The proteins below come from a single Zonotrichia leucophrys gambelii isolate GWCS_2022_RI chromosome 3, RI_Zleu_2.0, whole genome shotgun sequence genomic window:
- the SERAC1 gene encoding protein SERAC1, whose product MSVAAYCVFCYRKIGTSGPTTKKRLPWYDIRKVAKVTGSLILGGFVFITYQVLSLNKLLKIDTQALHQEKLKSYIYVRTASLSPSEYQGITYRARKEIHKAVRRILEKEAKIFRTPFSEQFSTFDGEDHECALWLLLKRTQSEDKAIRLQAVQDLASNSHWHDYQYATVAQTCDQRTAIGLARSKDVDLRFFLPPPPLPKIKTDDPIEDELRLLLVSLPQTGLDPCVQYFTSLALRESSQTLAAQMGGLWCFGGNGLPYCETLSIVPSETVELFCLQALVQHSKISSHCDKIEAKGGLQLLQRIYQLRKDSAKIQRNIIRIIGNMALDEHLHSSIVRAGWVSVLAEVMKSPYIIQSSHASRALANLDRDMVKEKYADGVYVLHPQYRSSQPVRADILFVHGLLGAAFKTWRQQDMDRHLDRKASEGEEEYTQCWPKTWLASDCPSLRIISVEYDTHLSDWKAKCPVEAQRESIAFRSSELLDKLKAAGIGDRPLVWVSHSMGGLLVKKMLVDASKNPEMDKIVNNTRGIIFYSVPHHGSQLAEYSINARYLLFPSVEVKELSKDSPALKELNDDFLSFAKDKKFSVLSFAETLPTHIGSMLKLHVVPVESADIGIGDLIPVDVNHLNICKPKKKDAFLYQRTLKFIQDVLAPEL is encoded by the exons ATGTCAGTGGCTGCTTACTGTGTATTTTGCTACAGAAAAATAGGAACTTCTGGTCCAACCACAAAAAAACGCCTACCCTGGTATGACATCA gaaaagttGCAAAGGTAACTGGATCACTTATACTAGG aggCTTTGTATTCATTACCTATCAAGTCCTGTCCTTAAATAAGTTACTGAAAATCGATACTCAAGCTCTACATcaagaaaaactgaaatcctATATATACGTACGTACAGCTTCTCTAAGCCCGAGTGAATATCAAG GAATTACATACAGAGCCAGAAAAGAAATCCATAAAGCAGTGAGGAGAATTCTAGAAAAAGAAGCTAAAATCTTCCGGACACCTTTTAGTG AACAATTCAGTACCTTTGATGGAGAAGATCATGAGTGTGCCTTATGGCTTCTCTTAAAGAGAACTCAGTCAGAAGACAAAGCAATCCGACTGCAGGCTGTACAAGACCTGGCAAGCAACAGTCACTGGCATG ATTATCAGTATGCCACAGTTGCTCAAACCTGTGATCAAAGGACTGCTATAGGTTTGGCTCGATCCAAAGATGTTGACCTGCGCTTTTTCCTGCCTCCACCACCATTGCCAAAAATAAAGACT GATGATCCCATAGAAGATGAACTTCGTTTGTTGTTGGTGTCTTTACCTCAGACTGGTCTTGATCCGTGTGTCCAGTACTTCACATCTCTTGCATTACGGGAAAGTAGCCAGACTCTTGCTGCACAAATG GGAGGCTTATGGTGTTTTGGAGGAAATGGACTTCCATATTGTGAGACATTGAGTATAGTCCCTTCAGAGACAGTGGAACTCTTTTGCTTGCAGGCTTTAGTACAGCATTCTAAG ATTTCCTCTCACTGTGATAAAATTGAAGCTAAAGGaggcctccagctgctgcagaggataTACCAGCTCCGTAAAGATTCAGCAAAGATCCAGAGGAACATAATCCGCATTATTGGGAACATGGCTTTGGATGAACATCTGCACTCATCCATAGTACGTGCAG GTTGGGTTTCTGTTCTTGCTGAAGTAATGAAATCCCCATACATCATTCAGTCTTCTCATGCATCCAGAGCTTTGGCTAATCTAGACAGGGACAtggtgaaagaaaaatatgcagaTGGTGTTTATGTCTTACATCCACAATATCGTAGCAG CCAGCCTGTCAGAGCAGACATCCTCTTTGTTCATGGGCTTTTGGGAGCAGCATTTAAAACCTGGCGGCAGCAGGACATGGACCGGCATTTGGATAGAAAAGCCTcagaaggggaggaggaatacACTCAGTGCTGGCCAAAG ACATGGCTTGCTTCAGACTGCCCTTCCCTTAGGATCATATCTGTGGAGTATGACACCCATTTGAGTGACTGGAAAGCAAAATGTCCTGTTGAGGCTCAAAG gGAGTCCATTGCTTTCAGGAGCAGTGAGCTGCTTGACAAGCTCAAAGCTGCTGGGATTGGAGACAGACCTCTGGTGTGGGTATCCCATAGCATGGGTG GTCTTCTAGTCAAAAAGATGCTGGTGGATGCTTCCAAGAATCCAGAAATGGATAAAATTGTAAACAACACCAGAGGAATCATATTTTATAGCGTACCTCACCATGGTTCCCAGCTGGCTGAATATTCCATAAATGCCAGATATCTCCTCTTCCCATCTGTGGAGGTTAAGGAGCTCAGCAAGG ATTCTCCTGCCCTTAAAGAGCTGAATGATGACTTCTTGTCTTTTGCCAAAGACAAGAAATTTTCAGTGCTGAGTTTTGCAGAAACCCTACCCACACACATAGGCAGCATGTTAAAACTGCATGTTGTACCTGTAGAGTCTGCAG acATAGGAATTGGAGACCTTATTCCAGTGGATGTTAATCATCTAAATATTTGCAAGCCTAAGAAGAAGGATGCTTTCCTGTATCAGCGTACACTGAAGTTCATTCAGGATGTTTTAGCCCCAGAACTGTGA